The Flammeovirgaceae bacterium genome contains a region encoding:
- a CDS encoding NifU family protein has protein sequence MTAQKHIHIYLESNPNPNSLKFVVNEMLVPDGMSFDFPNRESAANAPLAQELFDYAFVDRVFYMSNFVTVTKKEGIEWIEIQDKIKNHIKHFLESGRFIIEVNQEEPTSSEEETETVKKIKTILEEYIRPAVEQDGGAITYHSFTDGVVKVKLQGSCSGCPSSMITLKSGIENLFTRMMPGEVKAVEAF, from the coding sequence ATGACCGCCCAAAAGCATATTCACATTTACCTCGAATCGAACCCTAACCCCAATTCACTAAAATTTGTGGTGAACGAAATGCTGGTGCCTGATGGTATGAGTTTCGATTTCCCCAATCGCGAAAGCGCTGCCAATGCGCCCCTGGCCCAGGAACTTTTTGATTATGCATTTGTTGACCGGGTGTTTTACATGAGCAACTTCGTTACGGTTACAAAAAAAGAGGGCATTGAGTGGATAGAAATTCAGGATAAGATCAAAAATCACATCAAACATTTCCTGGAATCCGGCCGGTTTATCATTGAGGTAAATCAGGAAGAGCCAACTTCGTCCGAAGAAGAAACCGAAACGGTAAAGAAAATCAAGACGATTCTGGAAGAATACATCCGCCCGGCTGTTGAACAGGACGGAGGCGCTATTACCTATCATTCGTTTACTGATGGCGTAGTGAAAGTAAAATTGCAGGGCTCCTGCAGCGGTTGTCCTTCATCCATGATTACGCTTAAATCCGGCATAGAAAACCTCTTCACCCGCATGATGCCCGGTGAAGTAAAAGCAGTTGAGGCCTTTTGA
- a CDS encoding BatD family protein gives MFRRFFLTGVVLLTMPALTGRAQNIQIVLGPDEIGENQTWTITVTVQNDRLKNFDNFPEIAGFRKRGQSTSSQTNIVNGQVSSSQSVIMTYAPLKQGVVVVPPFKMTVNDQVLSSPGKRVKVGPPVQQQRDPFRSFFERDDFMGNPPTEFIDIKEDAFFALTTNKDEVYVGEGFNTTLAFYVAESNQAPLYWYQISKQVSEIVKKIKPQNCWEENFSIENIEGTRVELNGKGYTQYKIYQATYFPLNTEPFHFPSVPLEMIKYKVAKNPSFFGQNRQEDFKTFYSKPKTVTVIELPPHPLRDRVAVGDYHLDEKISNTSPQTGKSISYEFNIYGEGNISGINKPDAESNSYFDFYEPNVRQSISRNGNRVTGSKSFTYFIIPKEPGHYNLGDYFRWVFFNPAKKSYDTLIAETTVHVEGESLKNEAIESVDDGSFYDKINTADNALKNAAEPDGMKWVINAFILVIMSGSAYLVFRK, from the coding sequence ATGTTTAGGCGATTTTTTTTAACAGGCGTGGTTCTACTTACCATGCCGGCCCTGACTGGCCGGGCACAGAACATCCAGATTGTGCTGGGACCTGACGAAATTGGCGAAAATCAAACCTGGACCATCACGGTTACCGTACAAAACGACCGATTGAAGAATTTTGATAACTTCCCTGAAATTGCCGGCTTTCGCAAGCGCGGGCAGTCCACCTCCTCACAAACCAACATTGTAAACGGTCAGGTTTCCTCATCGCAAAGCGTTATCATGACCTACGCCCCGCTGAAACAGGGTGTGGTGGTTGTTCCGCCTTTTAAGATGACCGTAAACGACCAGGTACTATCTTCACCGGGCAAGCGGGTAAAAGTAGGACCCCCGGTACAGCAGCAACGCGATCCGTTCAGAAGTTTTTTTGAACGTGACGATTTTATGGGCAATCCGCCCACCGAATTCATTGACATAAAAGAAGACGCCTTTTTTGCACTCACTACCAACAAAGATGAGGTGTACGTGGGCGAAGGTTTTAATACCACACTCGCTTTTTATGTTGCTGAATCGAACCAGGCGCCCTTGTACTGGTACCAAATCAGCAAGCAGGTTTCTGAAATTGTTAAAAAGATAAAACCACAAAACTGCTGGGAAGAAAATTTCTCCATCGAAAACATTGAAGGCACCCGGGTTGAACTGAACGGCAAAGGCTATACACAATATAAAATTTACCAGGCTACGTATTTTCCATTAAACACCGAGCCTTTTCACTTCCCGAGTGTACCGCTTGAAATGATTAAATACAAAGTAGCCAAGAACCCTTCCTTTTTTGGCCAAAACCGGCAGGAAGATTTTAAAACCTTTTACAGCAAACCCAAAACTGTTACCGTAATAGAACTGCCCCCACACCCGTTGCGCGACCGCGTTGCGGTGGGCGATTACCATCTTGACGAAAAGATAAGCAACACAAGTCCACAAACCGGTAAAAGCATTTCATACGAATTTAACATATATGGCGAGGGCAACATTTCGGGGATTAATAAGCCGGATGCCGAATCAAACAGTTACTTCGATTTTTATGAACCCAATGTACGGCAAAGCATCAGCCGCAACGGCAACCGCGTAACCGGATCCAAGTCGTTTACGTATTTTATTATCCCAAAAGAACCGGGCCACTATAACCTGGGTGATTATTTCCGGTGGGTATTCTTTAACCCTGCTAAAAAATCATACGACACCCTTATTGCTGAAACAACCGTGCACGTTGAAGGTGAGAGCCTTAAAAATGAAGCCATTGAGTCGGTAGATGACGGATCTTTCTATGATAAAATAAACACGGCCGATAATGCACTGAAAAACGCTGCGGAGCCCGATGGGATGAAATGGGTAATTAATGCCTTTATTTTGGTAATCATGTCCGGTTCGGCTTATCTTGTCTTCCGGAAGTAA
- the aroC gene encoding chorismate synthase, which yields MNSFGTLFRITTFGESHGPAIGVVIDGCPAGLGIDEDFIQSELNRRKPGQSKITTQRKEDDSFQILSGVFEGKSTGAPITLLIENTDQRSKDYSHLEKTFRPSHADYTYQTKYGLRDYRGGGRSSARETAARVAAGAIAKLLLNKAGIEIQAYVSQVGEIKAPPYTQLDLSDTESNIVRCPDPATAENMIALIDRVRLDRDTIGGIVTCVIKNTPVGLGEPVFDKLHAQLGKAMLSINAVKGFEYGSGFDGVTLRGSQHNDEFVNDKGTIRTKTNHSGGIQGGISNGEDIYFNVAFKPVATIMQDQQSVDSEGNEVTVSGKGRHDPCVVPRAVPIVEAMAALVLADFLLLSKLSKI from the coding sequence ATGAATTCTTTCGGTACGCTCTTCCGCATCACCACGTTTGGCGAATCGCACGGCCCCGCCATTGGTGTGGTAATTGACGGCTGCCCGGCCGGATTGGGGATTGATGAGGATTTCATTCAATCCGAACTTAACCGGAGAAAGCCGGGGCAATCAAAAATCACAACACAACGAAAGGAGGACGATTCATTTCAAATCCTATCAGGAGTATTTGAAGGAAAATCAACAGGTGCACCGATCACCCTGCTAATCGAAAATACCGATCAGCGCAGCAAAGACTACAGCCACCTGGAAAAAACTTTTCGCCCCTCGCATGCCGACTACACCTACCAAACCAAATACGGCCTGCGCGATTACCGGGGCGGTGGACGCAGCTCGGCCCGCGAAACAGCAGCACGGGTTGCTGCCGGGGCCATCGCTAAACTGTTGCTCAACAAAGCCGGCATCGAAATACAGGCTTATGTTTCGCAGGTTGGCGAAATAAAAGCGCCCCCTTACACCCAACTTGATTTATCGGATACCGAAAGCAATATTGTGCGCTGTCCCGATCCGGCTACAGCCGAAAACATGATTGCCCTCATTGACCGGGTGCGGCTTGACCGTGATACAATTGGTGGCATTGTTACCTGTGTAATTAAAAACACTCCGGTAGGATTGGGCGAACCGGTGTTCGATAAACTGCATGCGCAACTGGGCAAGGCTATGCTAAGCATTAATGCCGTGAAAGGTTTTGAATATGGCAGCGGATTTGACGGAGTAACCCTTCGCGGCTCACAGCACAACGATGAATTTGTGAATGACAAAGGAACCATCCGAACGAAAACCAACCACTCGGGCGGCATCCAGGGGGGCATCAGCAATGGCGAAGATATTTACTTTAACGTGGCGTTTAAACCGGTAGCCACCATCATGCAGGATCAGCAATCCGTAGATTCGGAAGGAAATGAGGTTACAGTTTCCGGTAAAGGCCGGCACGATCCATGCGTAGTGCCCCGTGCCGTACCGATAGTTGAAGCCATGGCCGCGTTGGTACTGGCCGATTTCCTGCTCCTTTCAAAACTTTCAAAAATCTAA
- a CDS encoding TPM domain-containing protein, with amino-acid sequence MKKIVTLCVVAALAIAGYAQTYTVETVPNTKLVNNSYVSDPARILHDTTVARINQLLTNLEKSATAQVAVVMLPSIGSDEHVDFAQRLFRHWGIGQASNDNGLLILFILDQRTIRFHTGYGVEGILTDATCKRIQQRHMVPHFKNGDYNTGMLRGIEATVTILQQPEAIEEITAQNDAVAGIGGLYFFLGGIYGIILIIVVISRLIKSSSRSTDRFRLSWKRWFLYYALVPGLYVIITTVLEPPFFVFIAGFYILMVTLFIERYFRAMRVSESILKELGQQDAYNFLNRQKSYWISALVVAFIPMIFIYLNWRKKKNYYRNRPLICKKCQSTMRKLSEAEEDEFMHTGQIAEEKAGTVDHDVWQCAACGSTESLRYPNATTKFTHCPKCNFLTYYFGARRTIQSATYTAAGYGEEERTCLHCGHHHIDKYIIPMLVASSSGSSSSSSSSGGSWGGGSSGGGGASSSW; translated from the coding sequence ATGAAAAAAATAGTTACGCTTTGCGTTGTAGCCGCACTTGCCATTGCCGGTTATGCCCAAACCTATACTGTTGAAACCGTACCCAACACCAAACTGGTTAACAACAGCTACGTGAGCGATCCGGCTCGTATCCTCCATGACACCACGGTTGCACGCATTAACCAACTGCTTACCAACCTGGAAAAAAGTGCAACCGCCCAGGTAGCCGTAGTCATGCTTCCTTCCATTGGCAGTGACGAGCATGTTGATTTTGCCCAGCGGTTATTTCGGCATTGGGGCATCGGGCAGGCCAGCAACGACAACGGGTTATTGATTCTCTTCATCCTCGACCAGCGCACCATCCGCTTTCATACCGGCTATGGTGTTGAGGGCATTTTAACCGATGCCACCTGCAAGCGCATTCAGCAACGACACATGGTGCCCCACTTTAAAAATGGCGATTACAACACGGGCATGCTGCGTGGTATTGAAGCTACTGTAACTATTTTGCAACAACCCGAAGCGATTGAAGAAATCACGGCACAAAATGATGCTGTTGCCGGAATTGGCGGCCTGTACTTTTTTCTGGGCGGAATTTATGGAATCATTTTAATTATCGTTGTAATCAGTAGGTTGATTAAAAGTTCATCACGGTCAACCGACCGGTTTAGGCTGTCGTGGAAGCGGTGGTTTTTGTATTACGCGTTGGTGCCCGGTTTATATGTTATCATCACCACCGTGCTTGAACCTCCGTTTTTTGTTTTCATTGCGGGGTTTTACATCCTGATGGTTACTCTTTTTATTGAGCGCTATTTCAGGGCCATGCGGGTTTCTGAATCTATATTGAAGGAACTGGGCCAACAGGATGCCTACAATTTTCTTAACCGGCAGAAATCGTATTGGATAAGCGCTTTGGTGGTGGCCTTTATCCCGATGATTTTTATTTACCTGAACTGGCGTAAGAAAAAAAATTATTACCGGAACCGTCCGCTGATCTGCAAAAAATGCCAGTCAACCATGCGGAAATTATCGGAGGCAGAAGAAGATGAATTTATGCACACGGGCCAGATTGCCGAAGAAAAAGCAGGCACGGTTGATCATGACGTATGGCAGTGCGCAGCCTGCGGCTCCACTGAGTCGCTGCGTTACCCAAACGCCACTACAAAGTTTACCCATTGCCCGAAGTGCAACTTTTTAACATATTACTTTGGTGCCAGGCGAACCATTCAAAGCGCCACCTACACCGCTGCCGGCTACGGTGAAGAGGAGCGCACGTGCCTGCACTGCGGCCATCACCACATCGATAAGTACATCATTCCCATGCTGGTTGCTTCCTCTTCCGGCAGCAGTTCATCCTCCAGCAGCAGTGGCGGAAGCTGGGGCGGAGGCAGCTCGGGTGGTGGCGGTGCCAGCAGCAGTTGGTAA
- a CDS encoding TM2 domain-containing protein translates to MAKVTDVLPELAGEEMVYVQNLMKDWTDDKARNFANVYRTRRRDPQMILILTIIGFLGVAGVQRFITDQIGMGLLYFFTAGLCFIGTIIDLVNYQKLAFEYNQKKANEVAAII, encoded by the coding sequence ATGGCAAAAGTAACTGATGTATTACCTGAATTAGCCGGTGAAGAAATGGTATACGTTCAGAATCTGATGAAAGACTGGACGGACGATAAAGCCCGCAACTTTGCCAATGTGTACCGCACCCGCAGGCGCGACCCGCAAATGATTCTGATTCTTACAATCATCGGGTTTTTGGGTGTAGCCGGTGTTCAGCGTTTTATTACCGATCAGATAGGGATGGGGCTTCTGTATTTTTTTACGGCAGGTCTGTGTTTCATCGGAACCATCATCGATTTGGTAAACTATCAGAAGCTGGCTTTTGAATACAATCAGAAAAAGGCTAACGAAGTAGCTGCAATTATTTAG
- a CDS encoding dicarboxylate/amino acid:cation symporter, giving the protein MKKFPLHIRIFIGMFLGIVLGTIAIFFNLGPFITDWVKPFGTIFINLLKLIAIPLILVSLISGISNLKDISKLSRIGGKTMGLYLITTVLAITIGLLTVNTIKPGNFLSKEKQVELSGEYAQDANLKVSDAQKLKESGPLQVIVDIVPDNIFGAAASNRNMLQVIFFAILFGIALIMAPEQKGLPVKGFFDGTNEVILKIVDMVMQYAPIGVLALLASLMVDVAGNNPKQALELFSALGVYAFTVLLSLALMVAVVYPLFMRLFTHIKYKTFQKGILPAQIMAFSTSSSAATLPVTMECAEKNLGIKDEITSFVLPLGATINMDGTSIHQAVSAVFIAQAFGHDLTMVDQLIIVLTATLSSIGAAAVPSAGLITLVIVLGAIGVSPEGLALIIAIDRPLDMCRTIVNITGDAVVASIVATTEDGFRKEAAVN; this is encoded by the coding sequence ATGAAAAAATTTCCGCTGCACATCCGCATTTTTATCGGCATGTTTCTGGGTATTGTGCTGGGCACCATCGCCATCTTCTTTAACCTGGGCCCGTTTATCACCGACTGGGTAAAGCCGTTCGGAACCATCTTCATCAACCTGCTCAAGCTTATTGCTATCCCGCTTATCCTGGTTTCGCTGATCAGCGGCATATCAAACCTGAAAGATATTTCTAAACTCTCCCGCATCGGTGGCAAAACCATGGGCCTGTATCTCATTACCACTGTTCTTGCCATCACAATTGGTTTACTTACAGTGAACACCATCAAGCCTGGCAACTTTCTGTCGAAGGAAAAACAGGTTGAACTTTCAGGCGAATATGCGCAGGATGCTAACCTGAAAGTTTCTGATGCGCAGAAACTGAAAGAGTCGGGGCCCCTGCAGGTGATTGTTGATATTGTACCCGATAACATTTTCGGTGCGGCCGCTTCAAACCGCAACATGCTTCAGGTTATCTTCTTTGCCATCCTGTTCGGCATTGCGCTGATTATGGCACCCGAACAAAAAGGTTTACCCGTAAAAGGTTTTTTTGACGGCACCAATGAAGTAATATTAAAAATTGTAGACATGGTAATGCAATACGCACCTATTGGCGTATTGGCCTTGCTGGCTTCATTAATGGTGGATGTTGCCGGTAACAATCCGAAACAAGCCCTTGAATTGTTTAGCGCACTGGGCGTTTACGCTTTTACCGTGCTGCTCAGTTTAGCTCTGATGGTGGCAGTTGTTTATCCGTTGTTTATGCGGCTTTTTACACACATTAAATACAAAACTTTTCAGAAAGGAATTTTGCCGGCCCAGATTATGGCCTTCTCCACCAGCTCAAGTGCAGCTACACTGCCGGTAACCATGGAGTGTGCCGAAAAGAACCTCGGCATCAAAGATGAAATAACCAGCTTTGTGCTTCCGCTTGGTGCTACCATTAACATGGACGGCACCAGCATTCACCAGGCCGTATCGGCTGTGTTTATTGCCCAGGCGTTCGGACATGATTTAACCATGGTTGACCAGTTAATTATTGTGCTTACTGCAACGTTGTCCTCTATCGGGGCAGCGGCCGTACCCAGTGCCGGGCTGATTACCCTGGTTATCGTACTGGGAGCAATTGGCGTATCCCCCGAAGGACTTGCGCTGATAATTGCTATTGACCGTCCTTTGGACATGTGCCGCACCATTGTAAACATCACAGGCGATGCGGTTGTGGCGAGCATTGTGGCAACTACAGAAGATGGCTTTCGAAAAGAGGCTGCGGTGAACTAA
- a CDS encoding DUF2752 domain-containing protein translates to MFNPGPAKERDLLFLYPVKQIPREAVLWLVALLVLALTDPCVAGHFTLCPLAQAGATFCPGCGLGRSITLLFHGDFAASWNIHPLGIFAVIVLSYRIVSLFLNALKPYGKSN, encoded by the coding sequence ATGTTTAACCCGGGTCCCGCTAAAGAGCGGGACCTTTTATTTTTATATCCGGTGAAACAAATACCCCGTGAAGCTGTACTCTGGCTGGTGGCATTACTGGTCTTGGCTTTGACCGATCCATGTGTCGCGGGGCATTTCACACTTTGCCCGTTGGCCCAGGCAGGTGCTACGTTTTGTCCGGGTTGCGGGCTGGGTCGTTCAATAACATTATTGTTTCATGGTGATTTTGCAGCATCCTGGAACATACATCCGTTGGGAATTTTTGCGGTAATTGTCTTATCTTATCGGATTGTTTCACTTTTCTTAAACGCCCTTAAACCCTATGGCAAAAGTAACTGA
- a CDS encoding carboxylate-amine ligase: MEKFTLGVEEEYMVVDPVSRELTSHDQKIVEAAQQVLKDHVKAEMHQAVVEVGTGICRTIEEARNDISKLRKLVSDIARSMNLRIGASGTHPFSHWSKQLITPNPRYDEIVNEMQEAARSNLIFGLHVHVGISDKNMAIHIVNTIRYFLPHVYALSCNSPFWEGRNTGFKSFRTKVFDKFPRTGLPDYFNDWDDFKNYVNLLIKTGCIDNAKKIWWDIRVHPFFNTIEFRICDVPMKVEETIAITALFQALVVKLYKLRKQNMSFIVYNRALINENKWRASRYGIDGKLIDFGKQEEVETRALINELLEFVDDVVDELGSRQAINYVYTMLKQGTGADRQLAVFQQTGSLEKVVDYITEQTIEGL, from the coding sequence ATGGAAAAATTTACATTAGGCGTTGAAGAAGAGTACATGGTGGTTGACCCGGTGAGCCGGGAACTCACCTCGCACGACCAGAAAATTGTTGAGGCCGCCCAACAGGTGCTAAAAGACCATGTAAAAGCCGAAATGCACCAGGCTGTAGTTGAAGTAGGTACCGGCATTTGCCGCACCATTGAAGAAGCCCGCAACGACATCAGCAAACTGCGCAAACTGGTTAGCGATATTGCCCGTTCCATGAACCTGCGCATTGGTGCTTCGGGTACTCATCCGTTTTCACATTGGTCAAAGCAACTCATTACGCCCAACCCGCGCTACGATGAAATTGTAAATGAAATGCAGGAGGCGGCCCGTTCAAACCTCATCTTCGGTTTGCATGTACACGTGGGCATTTCGGATAAAAACATGGCCATTCACATTGTGAATACCATCCGCTATTTCCTGCCCCATGTGTATGCGCTGTCGTGCAACAGCCCGTTTTGGGAGGGCCGAAACACCGGCTTTAAATCCTTCCGCACCAAAGTGTTCGATAAATTTCCGCGCACCGGCTTACCCGACTATTTCAACGATTGGGACGACTTCAAAAACTATGTAAACCTGCTTATTAAAACCGGCTGTATAGACAACGCCAAGAAAATCTGGTGGGATATCCGAGTACATCCTTTCTTCAATACGATTGAATTTCGGATATGCGATGTTCCAATGAAGGTAGAAGAAACCATCGCCATAACAGCCTTATTCCAGGCACTGGTGGTAAAACTGTATAAGCTGCGCAAGCAAAACATGAGTTTCATTGTGTACAACCGCGCGCTTATTAACGAGAACAAGTGGCGCGCAAGTCGGTATGGTATTGATGGCAAGCTGATTGACTTTGGCAAGCAGGAAGAAGTGGAAACCCGCGCACTGATTAACGAGTTGCTTGAATTTGTAGATGATGTGGTGGACGAACTGGGAAGCCGCCAGGCAATTAATTATGTTTACACCATGCTGAAACAAGGTACCGGGGCCGACCGGCAACTGGCCGTGTTTCAGCAAACCGGCAGCCTGGAAAAAGTTGTTGATTACATTACCGAACAAACCATAGAAGGATTATGA
- a CDS encoding dicarboxylate/amino acid:cation symporter, whose amino-acid sequence MKFPKLPLYGKILIGMALGMIWGLSATSLGLAEFTALWIKPWGTIFINCLKLIAIPLIIFSLIDGISNLSDVSKLSRIGGRTIGLYLATTVLAVTIGLVLVNIIQPGKFLTPEKREELSKAYASDIGNRIFSAHDLKEEGPLQILVDIVPDNIFGAVSNNTNMLQVIFFAILFGIAMILAKPDKIKPVKSFFEGSNEVILKIVDLIMRFAPVGVFALLASLNIDLQLIKALGVYSLNVILGLAVMVFITYPLILKIFTNMPYLRFIRGIFPAQVLAFSTSSSAATLPVTIDCAEKRLGISDEVSSFVLPLGATINMDGTSIHQGVSAVFIAQAFGLDLTLGQQLTILMTAVLSSIGAAAVPGAGIIMLIIVLEAVGLDPTGLALILAVDRPLDMLRTVVNITGDSTVATVIAGAEGELKPDISGTK is encoded by the coding sequence ATGAAGTTTCCGAAACTTCCCCTCTACGGAAAAATTCTTATCGGCATGGCACTGGGCATGATCTGGGGCCTGAGTGCCACGAGCCTGGGGCTTGCGGAATTTACAGCCTTATGGATAAAGCCATGGGGAACCATTTTTATCAACTGCCTCAAACTCATTGCCATCCCACTCATCATCTTCTCCCTCATTGACGGCATCTCCAACCTTTCGGATGTATCCAAACTATCGCGCATTGGCGGCCGAACCATAGGCCTTTACCTGGCTACAACCGTTCTCGCTGTAACCATCGGGCTGGTGTTGGTTAACATTATTCAACCGGGAAAATTTTTAACGCCAGAAAAACGAGAAGAACTCAGTAAAGCGTATGCCTCCGATATCGGTAACCGGATTTTCTCTGCGCATGATTTGAAAGAAGAAGGCCCGCTGCAGATACTTGTTGATATTGTGCCTGACAACATTTTTGGTGCGGTATCGAACAACACCAACATGCTGCAGGTTATCTTCTTCGCTATCCTGTTTGGTATCGCCATGATTCTGGCCAAGCCCGATAAGATCAAACCGGTAAAGTCCTTTTTTGAGGGCAGCAATGAAGTGATCCTGAAAATTGTGGATCTGATTATGCGTTTCGCACCGGTTGGTGTATTTGCCTTGCTCGCCAGTCTGAATATTGATTTACAACTCATAAAGGCGCTGGGGGTGTATAGCCTGAATGTAATACTGGGCCTGGCAGTGATGGTTTTCATTACCTATCCGCTCATCCTGAAAATTTTTACCAACATGCCGTACCTGCGGTTTATCAGGGGTATTTTTCCCGCCCAGGTTCTTGCATTCTCCACCAGTTCGAGTGCAGCCACTTTGCCGGTAACCATCGATTGTGCCGAAAAGCGGCTTGGCATCTCCGATGAAGTTTCCAGTTTTGTTTTGCCGCTCGGTGCCACCATTAACATGGATGGTACCAGTATTCACCAGGGCGTGTCGGCTGTATTTATTGCGCAGGCCTTTGGGCTTGATTTAACCCTGGGCCAGCAGTTAACCATCCTGATGACGGCTGTACTCTCTTCCATTGGTGCCGCGGCCGTGCCTGGCGCTGGCATTATTATGCTGATTATTGTATTGGAAGCCGTAGGCCTTGACCCCACCGGCCTGGCCCTCATCCTGGCTGTTGACAGACCCCTGGATATGTTGCGCACCGTAGTTAACATCACCGGAGACTCCACGGTGGCCACCGTTATTGCCGGGGCTGAAGGCGAATTGAAACCGGATATTTCAGGTACTAAATAA
- a CDS encoding homoserine O-succinyltransferase, translated as MNTIRIAILDLYEGEENEGMRCIVQLVEQFKAESSLPVEYEVFDVRLKNQIASPEFDIYISSGGPGSPLASEGSEWEADYFGLMDAIREHNRQHPQQKKFVFLICHSFQIYCRHYKYGKVSKRRSEAFGIFPIHKTKEARHEPLFKNLDDPFYAVDSRFYQVTEPSARMLATGAHVLCIEKERPHVDLERAVMGIRFDDAIVGMQFHPEADYDGMFKYLLREDKKKGIIERHGEKKYVEMLKYLNDPDKIKRTYKTIIPAFLRQAAATRLTVL; from the coding sequence ATGAACACCATCCGCATTGCCATATTGGATTTATACGAGGGTGAAGAAAACGAAGGAATGCGCTGCATTGTGCAACTGGTTGAGCAATTTAAGGCCGAATCATCATTGCCGGTTGAATACGAAGTGTTTGATGTGCGCCTGAAAAATCAAATCGCTTCACCCGAATTCGATATCTACATTTCATCGGGCGGCCCGGGCAGCCCGCTGGCCAGCGAAGGCTCTGAATGGGAAGCTGATTATTTCGGGCTGATGGATGCCATCCGGGAACACAACAGGCAGCACCCGCAACAAAAGAAATTTGTTTTTCTCATCTGCCACTCCTTCCAGATTTACTGCAGGCACTATAAATATGGTAAGGTAAGCAAAAGACGCAGCGAGGCTTTCGGCATTTTTCCAATACATAAAACCAAAGAGGCCCGGCACGAACCGCTTTTTAAAAACCTGGACGATCCGTTTTATGCTGTGGATTCGCGATTTTACCAGGTTACCGAGCCCAGTGCCCGCATGCTGGCCACCGGTGCACATGTATTATGCATTGAAAAAGAACGGCCCCATGTTGACCTGGAGCGGGCCGTGATGGGCATCCGGTTTGACGATGCCATCGTGGGTATGCAGTTTCATCCGGAAGCTGACTATGACGGCATGTTTAAATACCTGCTGCGCGAAGACAAGAAAAAAGGAATTATCGAACGGCATGGCGAAAAGAAATACGTAGAGATGCTTAAGTACCTCAACGATCCCGATAAAATCAAGCGAACTTATAAAACCATAATCCCTGCGTTTCTTCGCCAGGCAGCTGCAACACGACTGACCGTGTTATGA
- a CDS encoding esterase family protein, which produces MPHEHFHKWYSPNLGREIGTLAFGTRGYPVMLFPTSMGSYYENKDFKLIDSVAWFLDEGLVKIYCPDGIDSMSWYNKNIHPADRVKNHIWYDQFLLHELVPLMQQETGLQRIATAGCSFGGYHATNFAFRHPEVVKYVFNMGAAFDIKSQLDGYYDDNVYFNNPPDFLPGAQNPFFSDMFVVLGTGTHDMCWEANEKMAVILKNKGISHWLDVRPERPHDWPAWREMFPHYLSLIK; this is translated from the coding sequence ATGCCCCACGAACATTTTCATAAATGGTACAGCCCCAACCTGGGCCGCGAAATCGGCACCCTCGCGTTTGGCACACGCGGATACCCGGTAATGCTGTTCCCAACGTCCATGGGCAGCTATTACGAAAACAAAGATTTTAAACTCATCGATAGCGTTGCCTGGTTCCTGGATGAAGGCCTTGTGAAAATCTATTGTCCGGATGGGATTGATTCAATGAGCTGGTACAACAAAAACATTCATCCGGCCGATCGGGTAAAGAATCATATCTGGTACGATCAGTTTTTATTGCACGAACTGGTGCCCCTTATGCAACAGGAAACCGGTTTACAACGCATTGCCACGGCCGGTTGCAGTTTTGGCGGTTACCATGCCACCAATTTTGCGTTTCGCCACCCCGAAGTAGTGAAGTATGTATTCAACATGGGTGCAGCCTTCGACATAAAAAGCCAGCTTGACGGTTATTACGATGACAACGTGTACTTCAATAACCCGCCCGATTTTCTGCCTGGTGCACAAAACCCGTTCTTCAGCGACATGTTTGTAGTACTCGGCACCGGCACCCACGACATGTGCTGGGAAGCCAACGAAAAAATGGCAGTCATCCTGAAAAACAAAGGCATCAGCCACTGGCTGGATGTGCGCCCCGAACGCCCGCACGACTGGCCCGCGTGGCGCGAAATGTTCCCGCATTACCTCTCACTGATAAAATAA